The following coding sequences are from one Ruminococcus flavefaciens AE3010 window:
- the rbfA gene encoding 30S ribosome-binding factor RbfA, with amino-acid sequence MPNFKNSRMAEDIKREMTAILRELKDPRIDKMLTIVRADLSGDMSSCKIYVSSFEGIERANESVQGLKSAAGFIKRELFHRLKMRKAPELTFIADNSIERSAEISKKLHDLL; translated from the coding sequence ATGCCTAATTTCAAGAACAGCCGTATGGCTGAAGATATAAAGAGAGAAATGACAGCTATCCTGCGTGAACTCAAGGATCCGAGGATAGACAAGATGCTCACTATCGTACGTGCCGACCTCTCGGGCGACATGTCAAGCTGCAAGATATATGTATCCAGCTTTGAGGGCATCGAAAGAGCAAATGAGTCCGTTCAGGGACTCAAAAGCGCCGCAGGCTTCATCAAGCGGGAGCTTTTTCACAGACTAAAAATGCGCAAAGCGCCTGAGCTTACGTTTATAGCCGACAATTCAATAGAGAGAAGTGCGGAGATAAGCAAAAAGCTCCATGACCTACTGTAA
- a CDS encoding DHH family phosphoesterase, translated as MYIGFSEAELFLRNCEDAVILTHRNPDGDCIGAGFGLKDILAQLGIRSRVVCHDVFPSRYSFLTDEGAGEDFEPKTVIAVDIADVTLMGDYKDIYGDKVQLCIDHHISNKNFAERTLLRGDATAACEIIYELAQYMGVKITKHCAMCLYTGIATDSGCFKYDCTTPRAHEIAAEMMRSYDINFARINRYMFDVKSMGRLKLEAKVNELMEYCLGGKLAIAAVTQDMMKEMNVSMEELEGFAPLTIQLEETEVGILMREREDGVYKCSFRSANDVNVSTICQSIGGGGHAKAAGCTVNGPLEEAKKQLIEVVERALS; from the coding sequence ATGTATATAGGCTTCAGTGAGGCTGAGCTCTTTCTCAGAAACTGCGAGGACGCAGTAATACTGACACACCGCAATCCCGACGGCGATTGCATAGGCGCAGGCTTCGGCCTGAAGGATATCCTTGCACAGCTTGGTATCCGCAGCAGAGTAGTGTGCCACGACGTATTTCCGTCCCGCTACAGCTTTCTCACCGATGAGGGAGCGGGGGAGGATTTTGAACCAAAGACCGTCATTGCGGTGGACATCGCTGATGTTACTCTTATGGGCGATTATAAGGACATCTACGGCGACAAGGTACAGTTATGTATCGACCACCACATCTCAAACAAGAATTTCGCGGAGAGAACACTGCTCCGCGGCGACGCTACAGCTGCCTGCGAGATAATCTACGAGCTGGCTCAGTACATGGGCGTCAAGATAACAAAACACTGTGCAATGTGCCTTTATACCGGCATTGCAACCGATTCGGGCTGCTTCAAGTATGACTGCACCACTCCACGCGCTCACGAGATAGCGGCAGAGATGATGCGCAGCTACGATATCAACTTCGCAAGGATAAACCGCTATATGTTCGACGTAAAGTCTATGGGCAGACTGAAGCTTGAAGCCAAGGTCAACGAGCTCATGGAGTACTGTCTCGGCGGCAAGCTTGCCATAGCTGCGGTGACCCAGGATATGATGAAGGAAATGAACGTTTCCATGGAGGAGCTGGAGGGCTTTGCGCCTCTTACCATACAGCTTGAGGAAACGGAAGTGGGCATACTCATGCGCGAGCGTGAGGACGGAGTATACAAGTGCTCATTCCGCTCGGCAAACGACGTAAACGTATCCACTATATGCCAGTCTATCGGCGGCGGCGGTCACGCCAAGGCAGCAGGCTGTACCGTTAACGGACCTCTTGAGGAGGCTAAAAAGCAGCTCATTGAAGTTGTCGAAAGGGCACTGAGCTGA
- the truB gene encoding tRNA pseudouridine(55) synthase TruB, which translates to MNGILCVNKPQDFTSFDVVAKLRGILQMKRLGHGGTLDPMATGVLPVFVGNATKACDIMPDNTKSYRAGFRLGAVSDTQDVWGEVRKHSDMAVSREDIEAVMPDFTGNIMQLPPMYSAVQVNGQRLYDLARQGIEVERQAREIEVDSLVLESYDESTHEGVMSIACGKGTYIRTIISDIGERLGCGGIMTSLVRNSSGGFTLDDCHSFEEIQRARDEGRLEELILPIERVFEKLPKLRLGEAQTRMYRNGVKLDISRVRGIREGESQYGVYGFDGGFIGTAFADLESGELRVGKNLG; encoded by the coding sequence ATGAACGGTATCCTCTGCGTAAACAAGCCGCAGGACTTCACCTCATTCGATGTGGTGGCGAAGCTCCGCGGCATACTGCAAATGAAACGTCTCGGACACGGTGGTACTCTCGACCCCATGGCTACGGGAGTGCTGCCTGTTTTCGTGGGCAACGCCACGAAAGCCTGCGATATAATGCCTGACAATACCAAGAGCTACCGTGCGGGCTTCCGACTGGGAGCTGTCTCCGATACACAGGACGTGTGGGGAGAGGTGCGGAAGCACTCGGACATGGCGGTGAGCCGTGAGGATATTGAAGCTGTAATGCCTGATTTTACGGGGAATATAATGCAGCTCCCTCCCATGTATTCCGCTGTGCAGGTCAACGGACAGCGCCTTTATGACCTTGCAAGGCAGGGCATAGAGGTCGAGCGTCAGGCACGAGAGATAGAAGTTGACAGCCTTGTGCTGGAGAGCTACGACGAAAGCACCCATGAGGGCGTCATGTCCATAGCCTGCGGCAAGGGCACATATATAAGGACTATTATCAGCGATATCGGCGAAAGGCTGGGCTGCGGAGGCATAATGACCTCTCTGGTGAGGAACTCGTCGGGGGGCTTTACCCTTGATGACTGCCACAGCTTTGAGGAGATACAGCGCGCAAGGGACGAGGGCAGGCTCGAAGAGCTCATACTCCCCATAGAGCGTGTATTTGAAAAGCTGCCGAAGCTGAGACTGGGCGAGGCTCAGACAAGAATGTACAGAAACGGCGTAAAGCTCGATATATCAAGGGTACGCGGCATACGCGAGGGAGAATCACAGTACGGAGTCTACGGCTTCGACGGAGGCTTCATCGGCACTGCCTTTGCGGACCTTGAAAGCGGCGAGCTCCGCGTCGGAAAGAATTTAGGGTGA
- the ribF gene encoding riboflavin biosynthesis protein RibF codes for MGNNKTAVALGMFDGVHLGHRAVLGAAFEQKKQGLIPCAFTFPPESTANKGAAGYIYSESEKSLLLSRECGIERVFSPRFEDICGMNGGCFAQDVLCGEMNAAFVCCGRDFRFGKGASCGVDELRSFGERYGFTVQTVDDVYCGGERVSSTAVRELLISGELSRANAMLGMPYIIAKDVSRGAQLGRTIGFPTANQLFGEGQLVPKYGVYASRAHVNGKTYPSITDIGVKPTVKYGGAPLAETYIHGFSGDLYGSPLIVELCGFIRPEMKFGSLDELKGQIDNDIKSALKIL; via the coding sequence ATGGGAAATAACAAAACAGCCGTGGCTCTGGGAATGTTCGACGGAGTGCATCTGGGGCACCGTGCTGTGCTGGGAGCTGCCTTTGAGCAGAAAAAACAGGGGCTCATACCCTGCGCCTTTACCTTTCCGCCTGAGAGTACGGCGAACAAGGGCGCGGCAGGCTACATCTACAGCGAGAGCGAAAAGAGCCTGCTGCTAAGCAGGGAATGCGGCATCGAGCGTGTGTTTTCTCCGCGGTTTGAGGATATATGCGGCATGAACGGCGGCTGCTTCGCACAGGATGTACTCTGCGGCGAAATGAACGCCGCATTTGTATGCTGCGGCAGGGACTTCCGCTTCGGCAAGGGAGCCTCCTGCGGCGTGGACGAGCTGCGCAGCTTTGGTGAAAGGTACGGCTTCACGGTACAGACCGTGGATGACGTATACTGCGGCGGCGAAAGAGTGTCCTCGACTGCGGTGCGTGAACTCCTTATTTCGGGAGAGCTCAGCCGCGCAAACGCTATGCTGGGCATGCCCTATATCATAGCCAAAGATGTCAGCCGCGGAGCTCAGCTGGGACGCACTATCGGCTTTCCTACGGCAAATCAGCTCTTCGGCGAGGGACAGCTTGTGCCGAAGTACGGTGTGTATGCGTCGAGAGCCCATGTGAACGGGAAGACCTATCCGTCCATAACGGATATCGGCGTGAAGCCCACCGTGAAATACGGCGGCGCTCCTCTTGCCGAAACATATATACACGGATTTTCGGGAGACCTTTACGGAAGTCCGCTCATAGTGGAATTATGCGGATTTATCCGTCCCGAAATGAAGTTCGGCTCACTTGACGAGCTGAAGGGGCAGATAGATAACGACATAAAGTCCGCACTGAAAATATTATAA
- a CDS encoding ABC transporter ATP-binding protein — MIEVRNLTKMYGDKLAVNNISFKVEKGEILGFLGPNGAGKSTTMNMLTGYISSTSGDVLIDGVDILEDPKKAKANIGYLPEIPPLYVDMTVEAYLGFVYDMKKCKLPRKAHLKDVCNLCKIEDVRGRIIKNLSKGYRQRVGLAQALINNPPVLILDEPTVGLDPNQIIEIRTLIKKLGKKHTVILSSHILPEIQAVCDRIIIINKGTVAADGTAEEIAKNITNKHKMTLRIEGPTHTADDKRLIADAVRAMSGVKYVRADMEREKGIYDYDVETDGKTDIRRDLNKLCADNGWNILMLQLSDLTLEDIFLRITMDEGLGKDGDSDVKTKSKPKIDIKTTASGKLRAVQEADEEESIVDSSDDDTSAADSEENNGGEE, encoded by the coding sequence ATGATAGAGGTCAGGAACCTTACTAAGATGTACGGCGACAAGCTTGCCGTAAACAATATAAGCTTCAAGGTCGAAAAGGGCGAGATACTCGGCTTCCTGGGGCCAAACGGCGCAGGAAAGTCCACGACCATGAATATGCTGACGGGATATATCTCGTCTACCTCGGGCGATGTTCTCATCGACGGAGTGGATATTCTCGAGGACCCAAAGAAAGCTAAGGCAAATATCGGCTATCTCCCCGAGATACCGCCGCTTTACGTGGATATGACAGTTGAGGCATATCTGGGCTTCGTATACGACATGAAGAAGTGCAAGCTTCCGAGAAAAGCGCATCTCAAGGACGTTTGCAACCTCTGCAAGATAGAGGACGTAAGAGGAAGAATAATCAAGAACCTGTCAAAAGGTTACCGTCAGAGAGTAGGTCTCGCACAGGCGCTTATCAACAATCCGCCCGTGCTCATACTTGACGAGCCTACAGTTGGTCTGGACCCCAACCAGATAATCGAGATAAGAACTCTTATCAAGAAGCTGGGCAAGAAGCACACAGTTATCCTTTCTTCCCATATCCTTCCCGAGATACAGGCTGTCTGCGACAGGATAATCATCATCAACAAGGGAACTGTTGCTGCTGACGGTACTGCCGAGGAGATAGCAAAGAACATCACAAACAAGCACAAGATGACACTTCGTATCGAAGGTCCCACACATACCGCAGACGACAAGCGTCTTATCGCAGACGCTGTCAGAGCTATGAGCGGCGTAAAGTATGTCCGCGCAGATATGGAGCGCGAAAAGGGCATCTACGATTACGATGTTGAGACAGACGGAAAGACTGATATCCGCCGTGACCTCAACAAGCTCTGTGCTGACAATGGCTGGAATATACTCATGCTCCAGCTCTCAGACCTCACTCTCGAGGACATCTTCCTCAGGATAACCATGGACGAGGGACTCGGCAAAGACGGCGACAGCGACGTAAAGACCAAGTCCAAGCCAAAGATAGATATCAAGACCACTGCAAGCGGCAAGCTCAGAGCCGTGCAGGAGGCTGATGAGGAAGAATCTATCGTTGACAGCAGCGATGATGATACATCTGCTGCCGACAGCGAGGAAAATAACGGAGGTGAGGAATAA
- a CDS encoding ABC transporter permease subunit — MLAIYRREMGAFFTSGVAYVFLAVFWLVSGIFFYNGVIASGFADTSNMFSSMFYIVMFLIPVLTMKLLSEEKKNKTDQGLLTAPISLWDIVLGKYFAALTLFVIAESVVFIYAFVINYLGKVVWSTLLGNYFAMLFLGAAFIAVGLFISSLTENQMASAVVCLVVIFVIYLSENLVYNFENGNVFKKAVYKLVTALAFYSRYVEFTRGVFSLTSVVFFISAAFLFNFFTVKVLEKRRWS, encoded by the coding sequence ATGCTGGCTATATACAGGCGCGAAATGGGCGCATTCTTTACGTCGGGCGTAGCATATGTATTTCTTGCTGTGTTCTGGCTGGTATCGGGCATATTCTTCTATAACGGAGTTATCGCCAGCGGATTTGCCGATACTTCAAATATGTTCAGTTCAATGTTCTATATCGTAATGTTCCTTATTCCTGTGCTGACTATGAAGCTTCTCAGCGAGGAAAAGAAGAACAAGACCGACCAGGGACTTCTCACAGCTCCCATAAGTCTGTGGGACATCGTTCTCGGCAAGTATTTCGCAGCACTTACACTGTTCGTTATTGCCGAGTCAGTAGTATTCATCTATGCATTCGTCATCAACTATCTCGGCAAAGTCGTATGGTCGACGCTTCTCGGAAACTATTTCGCAATGCTTTTCCTTGGAGCAGCTTTCATAGCAGTCGGACTTTTCATATCGTCCCTTACCGAGAACCAGATGGCTTCCGCAGTTGTTTGTCTTGTAGTTATATTCGTGATATACCTTTCGGAGAATCTGGTATATAACTTCGAGAACGGCAATGTATTCAAGAAAGCGGTATACAAGCTGGTCACAGCATTAGCCTTCTATTCGAGATATGTTGAATTCACAAGGGGAGTATTCAGCCTCACCAGTGTGGTATTCTTCATCAGTGCAGCCTTCCTGTTCAACTTCTTCACCGTAAAGGTGCTGGAGAAGAGACGCTGGAGCTGA
- a CDS encoding GldG family protein, which produces MSKKELDKNKSLTNSQAPEELVTIEEAKEPKKETGFRKKLKYGSMFYIVIILVIAIVVVLNFMVGVIGKRSPMKIDLTPDDRYELSEQSIEAVKNINKDVDITVTAKRDYFEALANYQESQYGYAYDIPFELIPEFLDKYAVYGGKGNGSINVKYVDMDVDPDIINKYKKYYNGDIERGSIIVAAGERVNVIGASDVMGMITPDMNTYQSTGEAKFIFSGESTITSAITNVCDAHPVKAAFAATMNGASMYDAQSYGDAANAFESELLEKNGYECTNIDISADEIKPEDYDAVVIFAPSVDFTEDIIKKLSDFLYNGGKYDRSLVYIPDVSKTNLPNIEAFLADWNIKVENEIICDDSYNIGYANFIALKVGDSEAVGTLPNDKLPIVSPNTRALTEISKNNGNTVKNVIVSYDEAYTVSVTNMQEKLSDNGEKTAAMLSQKQTSEGFSVYTSSVLVLGSPDMTDSRIITMNTTYNNANAILNIINTMVGKDNGVVIPDKGLQYSAITPSTKQAKVIQIIVVWVIPFIIAAIGVIVLLRRRNK; this is translated from the coding sequence ATGAGTAAAAAAGAATTAGACAAGAATAAAAGTCTGACAAACAGCCAAGCTCCCGAAGAGCTTGTTACCATAGAAGAAGCCAAGGAGCCGAAAAAGGAAACAGGCTTCCGCAAGAAGCTGAAATACGGCTCAATGTTCTATATTGTCATCATACTCGTTATAGCCATAGTAGTAGTACTCAACTTTATGGTAGGTGTTATCGGAAAGCGTTCACCCATGAAGATAGACCTTACTCCCGATGACAGATACGAGCTCAGCGAGCAGTCCATCGAAGCTGTAAAGAATATCAATAAGGACGTTGATATAACAGTTACAGCCAAGAGAGACTACTTTGAAGCTCTTGCAAATTATCAGGAGAGCCAGTACGGCTATGCTTATGATATCCCGTTTGAGCTTATCCCCGAGTTCCTTGACAAATACGCTGTTTACGGCGGTAAGGGAAATGGCAGCATCAATGTAAAGTATGTGGATATGGATGTTGACCCCGATATCATCAACAAGTACAAGAAGTACTACAACGGCGATATCGAGCGCGGCAGCATTATCGTAGCAGCCGGAGAGAGAGTTAATGTAATAGGCGCATCGGACGTTATGGGCATGATAACTCCCGACATGAACACCTATCAGTCTACAGGCGAGGCAAAGTTCATCTTCTCAGGTGAGAGCACTATCACATCAGCTATCACCAATGTCTGCGATGCACACCCTGTAAAGGCAGCTTTTGCAGCAACTATGAACGGAGCTTCCATGTATGATGCACAGAGCTACGGTGACGCAGCAAATGCCTTTGAGAGCGAGCTGCTTGAAAAGAACGGCTATGAATGTACAAACATCGATATCTCTGCAGACGAGATAAAGCCGGAGGATTACGATGCGGTAGTTATTTTCGCACCGTCGGTTGACTTCACTGAGGACATCATCAAGAAGCTCAGCGACTTCCTCTACAACGGCGGAAAGTACGACAGGAGCCTTGTATACATTCCCGATGTTTCAAAGACAAATCTTCCAAACATCGAGGCATTCCTTGCGGACTGGAACATCAAGGTTGAGAACGAGATAATCTGTGACGATAGCTACAATATTGGTTATGCTAATTTTATTGCGCTAAAAGTAGGCGATTCAGAAGCAGTTGGAACACTTCCCAATGATAAGCTTCCTATAGTTTCACCTAATACAAGAGCCCTCACAGAGATATCCAAGAATAACGGAAACACAGTCAAGAATGTTATTGTATCCTATGACGAGGCATATACTGTAAGTGTTACAAACATGCAGGAAAAGTTAAGCGATAATGGTGAAAAAACAGCAGCAATGCTTTCACAGAAGCAGACCTCTGAGGGCTTCAGCGTATATACCAGCAGCGTTCTTGTTCTGGGAAGCCCGGATATGACGGACAGCAGAATTATCACAATGAACACAACATATAATAACGCAAATGCTATCCTCAATATCATAAACACAATGGTAGGCAAGGACAACGGCGTTGTTATCCCCGATAAGGGACTTCAGTATTCAGCTATAACACCTTCCACAAAACAGGCAAAGGTGATACAGATAATAGTTGTATGGGTAATACCGTTCATTATTGCAGCGATCGGCGTGATCGTACTGTTAAGGAGAAGAAATAAATGA
- a CDS encoding DUF4340 domain-containing protein produces the protein MKKQAKGIIALSAVLAAMLGGGLAYMKLAPSDTGSSRGGESSSSSPTLLATEARGQGTVLVSDNGETGTVKSVTVKNSSGELNVIMQSAPDTENGTSAVYNLEGYTDLDVDTAMVGTLANNANGMQAASLVAEGCTDLEKYGLASPEAEVEMTYESGTKVKFFIGDTAPSGSDITYVMVDDGKNDVYTVNTSTIANYSSDYKYFIGKTVLEKPSDDDMPEVQSLRIEREDMDSDILIKYDRDKSDSHAGGTTSPHKLVEPTESYLAIEKAQDIISGMFGLSASDIYAVHCTDADIAEAGLDKPFCKVTMECDDGKSHVLLLGKIFADEDGKKCAYGMLEGGKVIYILSADSAKWLTVTPADISSKIMIASYVWNITDLSVISGDEHINFGISLKEGTELPDSPKSEDFTVIKDGKKFDSERYRLFYSFLISANAEEFATDAPVPSGEPAVSVSLKDSQMGKTIKYDFYDDTFMRSLIVIDGESKFYCTKSYVDTLKENIKRISTGEDYITTW, from the coding sequence ATGAAAAAACAAGCTAAGGGGATCATCGCGCTCAGTGCAGTTCTTGCAGCTATGCTGGGCGGCGGATTAGCTTATATGAAGCTTGCCCCAAGTGATACGGGAAGCAGCAGAGGCGGTGAAAGTTCTTCCTCATCGCCCACGCTTCTGGCAACAGAGGCACGCGGTCAGGGAACGGTTCTCGTAAGCGATAACGGCGAGACAGGCACAGTTAAAAGCGTGACTGTAAAAAACAGCAGCGGCGAGCTTAACGTAATAATGCAGAGCGCTCCCGACACCGAAAACGGCACATCAGCTGTATATAACCTTGAGGGCTATACCGACCTTGATGTGGATACCGCAATGGTGGGAACTCTTGCAAACAACGCAAACGGTATGCAGGCAGCCTCACTTGTGGCTGAGGGCTGCACAGACCTTGAAAAGTACGGACTTGCTTCACCCGAGGCTGAGGTGGAAATGACCTACGAATCAGGTACAAAGGTAAAGTTCTTCATAGGCGACACTGCTCCGTCGGGCAGCGACATCACCTATGTAATGGTAGACGACGGAAAGAATGACGTATATACAGTCAACACTTCGACTATCGCAAACTACAGCAGCGACTATAAGTATTTCATCGGAAAGACAGTGCTTGAAAAGCCCTCCGACGATGATATGCCCGAGGTACAGAGCCTCAGGATAGAGCGTGAGGATATGGACTCTGATATTCTCATAAAGTACGACAGAGACAAGAGCGACTCCCATGCAGGAGGCACAACATCGCCTCACAAGCTGGTGGAGCCTACAGAGAGCTACCTTGCCATTGAGAAGGCGCAGGATATCATATCGGGAATGTTCGGGCTCAGCGCTTCGGACATATATGCGGTACACTGCACCGATGCTGATATAGCAGAAGCCGGACTTGACAAGCCCTTCTGCAAGGTAACAATGGAATGCGACGACGGCAAGAGCCATGTGCTTCTTCTCGGCAAGATATTCGCTGATGAGGACGGCAAGAAGTGTGCATACGGTATGCTTGAGGGCGGAAAGGTGATATACATCTTATCTGCTGACAGTGCGAAGTGGCTGACAGTAACGCCTGCCGATATCAGCTCCAAGATAATGATAGCGTCCTATGTATGGAATATCACAGATCTCAGCGTTATCAGCGGCGATGAGCACATAAACTTCGGCATTTCATTAAAGGAAGGCACTGAACTTCCCGACAGCCCCAAGTCTGAGGACTTTACAGTTATCAAGGACGGCAAGAAATTTGACTCCGAGCGCTACAGACTGTTCTATTCTTTCCTCATAAGCGCAAACGCAGAGGAATTTGCAACTGACGCACCTGTTCCGAGCGGTGAGCCGGCGGTATCTGTATCGCTGAAGGACTCCCAGATGGGCAAGACCATAAAGTATGACTTCTACGATGATACGTTCATGCGTTCACTGATAGTCATAGACGGAGAGAGCAAGTTCTACTGCACAAAGTCTTATGTGGATACACTCAAAGAGAACATCAAGCGCATAAGCACAGGAGAGGATTATATCACAACATGGTAA
- a CDS encoding DAK2 domain-containing protein, with amino-acid sequence MIHGSLLRDAIISAAITINNRKREVDELNVYPVPDGDTGTNMSMTIGNSVAELRRLDDKAPVSEVASTAASAFLRGARGNSGVILSLIFRGFSKGLAGCTEAGCENFADALQLGVEAAYKAVMKPVEGTILTVVKAAAAKAKEISIDTNDEVTFWKEVCAEAEATLEKTTDMLPQLKKAGVVDAGGKGLCIIFRAMTDVFDGGKIAEPAEAPAVQEGSSDSFRTAVSEYDDDIRFTYCTEFMLEKEDNCPDVSILRAYLETIGDCVVVVDDEKIIKVHVHTDNPGKAITKGLEFGHFINDPRPKIENMRIQHENKVKDAKAAQEGLTPAEPEKEFGFVAVAAGHGLEAMFTDLGADVVVKGGQTMNPSTDDILRAIMKTPANTVFVLPNNKNIIMAAEQAVKLTDRKVCVLQTRTIPQGIAAMLAFDDSSSLSENRIAMTKAFEKVSTGLITFAARNSEFEGHQIKEGEILALDNGKLSFTERDINKATYKLVKKLAKGDVNYVTLIHGADVPEENAEELQKFIQSKLSDKIEVMLVNGGQPVYYYIISVE; translated from the coding sequence GTGATACACGGTTCTTTACTCAGAGATGCCATTATCTCCGCTGCAATTACTATCAATAACCGCAAGCGCGAGGTGGATGAGCTGAATGTATACCCCGTTCCCGACGGCGATACTGGTACCAATATGTCCATGACTATCGGCAATTCCGTTGCCGAGCTCAGACGTCTTGACGACAAGGCTCCCGTATCCGAGGTCGCTTCAACGGCAGCTTCTGCATTTCTGAGAGGCGCAAGAGGAAACTCGGGCGTAATACTTTCACTTATATTCAGAGGCTTTTCCAAGGGACTTGCAGGATGCACCGAGGCAGGCTGCGAGAACTTCGCAGACGCTTTGCAGTTAGGTGTAGAGGCTGCATACAAGGCTGTTATGAAGCCTGTTGAGGGCACTATCCTTACAGTCGTAAAGGCTGCCGCTGCAAAGGCTAAGGAAATATCCATAGACACCAACGACGAGGTGACCTTCTGGAAGGAGGTCTGCGCAGAGGCTGAGGCTACTCTTGAAAAAACTACAGATATGCTGCCCCAGCTCAAAAAGGCAGGCGTAGTCGACGCAGGCGGAAAGGGTCTGTGCATCATATTCAGAGCTATGACAGACGTTTTCGACGGCGGTAAGATCGCCGAGCCCGCAGAAGCTCCCGCTGTTCAGGAGGGCTCTTCGGATTCATTCAGAACTGCCGTAAGCGAGTACGATGACGATATAAGATTTACATACTGCACCGAGTTCATGCTGGAAAAAGAGGACAACTGCCCCGATGTTTCCATACTCCGTGCTTACCTTGAAACTATCGGTGACTGCGTAGTTGTAGTTGACGACGAGAAGATAATCAAGGTACATGTTCACACCGATAACCCCGGCAAGGCTATTACAAAGGGTCTGGAGTTCGGTCACTTCATCAACGATCCCCGTCCCAAGATAGAGAATATGCGCATACAGCACGAAAACAAAGTCAAAGACGCCAAGGCTGCTCAGGAGGGTCTTACTCCCGCAGAGCCCGAAAAGGAGTTCGGATTCGTTGCTGTTGCCGCAGGTCACGGCCTTGAAGCTATGTTCACCGACCTTGGCGCTGACGTGGTCGTAAAGGGCGGTCAGACCATGAACCCCTCTACCGACGATATTCTCCGCGCTATCATGAAAACCCCCGCAAATACGGTTTTCGTGCTTCCCAATAACAAGAACATCATCATGGCTGCCGAGCAGGCTGTAAAGCTCACAGACAGAAAGGTCTGCGTGCTCCAGACAAGAACTATCCCTCAGGGTATCGCTGCAATGCTGGCTTTCGACGACAGCAGCAGTCTCTCCGAGAACCGCATTGCCATGACCAAGGCTTTTGAGAAGGTCTCCACAGGTCTTATCACCTTTGCCGCAAGGAACTCCGAGTTTGAGGGACACCAGATAAAGGAGGGTGAGATACTCGCTCTCGACAACGGCAAGCTCTCATTCACCGAACGCGACATCAACAAGGCTACCTACAAGCTTGTCAAGAAGCTTGCCAAGGGCGATGTGAACTACGTTACTCTTATCCACGGCGCTGATGTGCCCGAGGAAAACGCTGAGGAGCTCCAGAAGTTCATTCAGTCCAAGCTCAGCGACAAGATAGAGGTAATGCTGGTAAACGGCGGTCAGCCTGTTTACTACTATATCATTTCGGTAGAGTAA
- a CDS encoding Asp23/Gls24 family envelope stress response protein, with protein MVGFENHIGQITISENYLTELVKHAVSDCFGVADVSNVSTFRSAVSAITAGKAFKKNKGVRIRTDKDGGLIIDLHIKVTYGTNITAAVNSITHKVSFTVEEAAGINVNKVNVYVDDLNA; from the coding sequence ATGGTAGGCTTTGAAAATCATATCGGACAGATCACTATTTCGGAAAATTACCTCACCGAACTCGTTAAACACGCTGTTTCTGACTGCTTCGGTGTTGCCGACGTCAGCAATGTCAGCACCTTCCGCTCCGCTGTTTCTGCCATTACCGCAGGCAAGGCTTTCAAGAAAAATAAGGGGGTCCGTATCCGTACAGACAAGGACGGCGGTCTCATTATCGACCTGCATATCAAAGTGACCTACGGTACTAACATCACTGCTGCCGTAAACAGCATTACCCACAAGGTCAGCTTCACTGTTGAGGAAGCTGCCGGTATTAACGTAAATAAGGTCAACGTTTATGTTGACGACCTGAACGCCTGA